Part of the Micromonospora rhizosphaerae genome is shown below.
CCTGGACGGCCTCGCGCGCTGGGCCGAGCAGTACCTGCCCGCCGAGCCGGGCCGCGGCGCGGGCTGCTGACCGGCGCTGTGTGATCATCGGCGGATGCCGGTACGCGCCGAACACGACCGGGCCGTCCTGGCCGAGCTGCTGGGTCGGGATCCGGTGCTGCACGCCTACCAGCTCGGCGACCTCGACGACTTCTTCTGGCCGTACACCTCCTGGTTCCGCCGGGACGACCAGGTGGCGTTGCTCTACCACGGCGTCGAGCTGCCGACGCTGCTGGCGTTCGCGCCGCCGGAGCGGACCGCGCAGCTGGCGGCGTTGCTGACCGAGCTGGCGCCGATGCTGCCCGCCCGGCTGTACGCCCACCTCTCCCCTGGCCTGGACCCGGTGCTGACGCCCTGGTTCCGGGTCGACGCGGCCACGGCACACCTCAAGATGGTGTTGACGGATCCGGCGCGCCTGGCCGCGGTGCAGCCCGCCGGTGAGCCGCTGTCGGCGACGGACCTGCCACAGCTGCACGAGCTGTACGCCGCGGGGTACCCGGGTAACTGGTTCGAT
Proteins encoded:
- a CDS encoding winged helix-turn-helix transcriptional regulator, yielding MAGRLTERGAALVSALDGLARWAEQYLPAEPGRGAGC
- a CDS encoding GNAT family N-acetyltransferase, which encodes MPVRAEHDRAVLAELLGRDPVLHAYQLGDLDDFFWPYTSWFRRDDQVALLYHGVELPTLLAFAPPERTAQLAALLTELAPMLPARLYAHLSPGLDPVLTPWFRVDAATAHLKMVLTDPARLAAVQPAGEPLSATDLPQLHELYAAGYPGNWFDPRMLDTGQYLGIRQGGDLVAVAGVHVWSPTWRVAALGNVTTHPRARGRGLAAAAVAALCGRLRASVDHVTLNVKADNAAAVRLYERLGFTRVADYGEYALTALGRV